The sequence below is a genomic window from Gossypium hirsutum isolate 1008001.06 chromosome A11, Gossypium_hirsutum_v2.1, whole genome shotgun sequence.
AGATAACTGGCTTTAAATGGCAAAAGATATAACCTTAGGTGGACTCATTACAAGACTAGCAAGAATTTGACCAGTGATGTTAGAACACACATTCACAGATGCTAATTTGTATATATGCTCCCTCACATCAGCACCAAACCCAGTAACCTCCATGTAACCTCCCCTTTTTCCACACTTTCCATAATACCCTGGAGACAGTAAAAGAGTTTATATTCTGTGTCAAAATTCCAAACTTTGTATAAGCTCATTCACATTCCGTaaatgaaataatagaaaaatgaaattgCATGAACCTTTTCATTTATGATATACTTTTCTGAAAGCATTTCATTGATACCTGTCCTGTTGGGTTGCCTGGATTTATTACAACCAAGGCCCTAACAGTGATGCCATTAGACTTGGCTTCCTGTAGTTGTTTCTTAAGCTCAGATACTTCCAAACCCCATCCTATAGCTTCATCAAGATAGTAGGGAACTTGTAAAATCCAAAAGAAAGTTGTAATTACAACAACTGGCCGATCAAAAAATGGTTGGACGGTTAAAGGAAATCTCTATTGCCAATCATTTAGCAAGTTCTACCGGGAAAGACAGCTAAGAAGTAATCCTCAAGAAACATAACGCAACTTGATATAGGTCAGTTAAAGCTTGGTCAATGAAGCAAAAAGTGAGTACTTACTTCACTAACAGATAATTAAAGACAGCTTACAAAtaactaaatactaaataatgCTTTAAGTTATTATATGCTTGGAAACTAGATACACTAACAGTAAAAACGTGACAGATAAAACAGTCACACAAAGCAAAGACAGCATTCTCTACATGTAAACTAGTGTATCCctaattcataataaaacccaatGTAAAGTCAATCAATATCATATATCAAGGGAAATCAATCAAGCATACCCCAACAGATGCCAAAACATGAAGATCATGCTAAACATTAAGAATAACTCAATGCTGACTACCATAGGACTTAAAACCATGCTAATTGGACTTATATTTCAACACTCAACATTGAAAACAAGGGCCCCTTCTTTCTCATTAAAAGATAGAAATGAAGTAAAATAAACACAGCATAACCATTTTCTCAAATGAAAAATCATACTCTTAAGGCATATAGAGGTCATTGCAATTAGGACTTCTTAATATtatcaatatcatataaaatattatcgTTCAGGTACATATACATCGTTCAGGTGCATATAGAGGTCAtgcaaaaataatatacatataaaagcctagattgaataattaggACCCATCCATCCCTGAAGAAATCATCAGTTTAAAGCTCAAACTCGAAATTTTAACATCCATCAAGGTCTATCTTAACATTGCAGAATCTAAATTTAAGCTAACCAAATCCATTGCAAGCATTGTAGAACCCATATTTGTTGTAGCAAACGGTACGCAAAAAGGATTCATCTTCCTGTATGAGATCCTCAAAGCTTCAATCGCATCGTTGAAAACCTGTTCATTCCACAACAAGCAATGTATATGAATCGATGGATATAGAAAGAAAACTATATACCATGACACTTTCCTTCTTCTAGAAAAAGATTTTACCTTCATGCCACCCATTGCTGAACCAATCAAAACTCCGCATTTCGTTTTATCTAACTCCTCCATTACATCTTCATTTACTCCCCCATATTGCAAAGCTTTCTTTCCGGCAGTAAGAGAATAAAGCATGAATTTGTCCATCCTCTTGGAAAATTTTGGTGCGACCCATCCATCAGTTGAGAAAGATTTGATCTCTCCAGCAATCCTCTGGAGAGAAAACAGGAGCAGTAAGAACGAGCAGCAGTACAAACAAGAGCAAAACAAGAGATCCCAACCAAAGACAACTTACTTTCGGAAACTGAGCGCAGTCAAAAGTCTCGATTTCACTTATACCACTAACACCCTCGAGCAGGTTGTTATAGAAAACATCAGGCTCATGTCCAAGCGGAGTTACTACTCCCATCCCGGTCACAACCACTCGTCTTTGCACTAACAAGGCAGTAACCTTTACCTTTCGAGAGAGCAATCGGTCGAAAGAGTGTCGAAACCCACTACTTGAGAGCAATCGAAAGTGTTGACTGGTTGAGAAGGCCAATCGAAAGAGTGACAAATaagttgtaaagaaaaagaaaagaagggagaAGGTAGAAGGAAATCAGTCGAAACTTGAGCAAATGGGCAGAAGGTAGAAGGAAAGAAGACAATAGGAAAGGCAatcgggagggtaaaacagagagcaAATCGACAGAAAGCAAATcggccaaaaaagaaaagaaatgaaatgggGGAGCAAGCTTGAAGGAACGGAAGAGGAACACAGGGGAtcggggagggtaaaacagggagggttTGCTGAAGTCGTTCCTAATCTGGGCAAAATggggggaatagaaatcggtgaTTTTCACCGATTAGGAAAGTAACCGATTACACCCGTATTACCAATACTTTAAACCAAACACGGGATAGAGAGGGATTAGGTGGGgtccaccgattaggggtgtattggcttagccaatacaccaaaccaaacatgttGTTAGTTTAAAGTTaacttttgataaaattttaaatacatattgtAATCAACaccttattttaaaaataaatattaattgcaACTTGCATCAAGCttgtatacatattttatttgtgagtAGCCTAGAATTGTTCATTCATTGAATCATATGattatttattgaatttgattagatttgaatttgggtaaaaaaattttGTCGTCCAGCTAGTTTGatctaattcaaatttaaattaaataattttaaatatatttttatcggGTGAGTTGAATTAAGTCAAATTTAAGATTGAAttcgaaattaattttttttttaaattttgatcgtGATCTAGTCAAATTTATAAATACCTATTATTATTACGAGTATTTTTTATGCCTTGTTTGGTAATAAATAACTCGAGGTTTGGTTGATAGACTGCAAATAAtgtaataacatattttaattggATCCTAATATTATGTGACTAGACATACCATAATCCAATAGCAAAATCCATTTTTTAGGCCATTAAGATGACTTTTTGGGGACGTTTGGTTCATCGAATATAATATTACAACCTGTGTAAAATTACATTCCAGAATGAGATTACGATGTTTTGATTgtcaacattttgaatatttcgtaatctcacattattcaatagtgttaaaatgttataatttagggTGTAATCTCATTACGGTCTATTTATTATGTTTACTTTTATTATAggtgtaattttaaattttaaactaatttgcgctttgcttttattattttatcaatttaatcttttttcttaaataaattttaagatcAGTTTAAAacaaaaaggatttttttttcttagtaGTGAACCAATGAAAGTCATACATTACaagtataattattatattttattaataatttatttatttatatattaattatagttGTAATTATAATCACGGTTGGTGTTGtaatgatttataaatttatttcaacatcagatatttaattattaatatataaattgtaataaaaagtaagaattctaataatttatcataattgaAATTTgagactaaaaaaaattaaagtcaaAGGAATGAACTAAACTtgttaagaaaataaattctatAACAAACACAATTGAGTAAAATCTGCTTCTAGGTAACCTTACATTCCGTTAACTAAACACCTAAATCTTACCTTCCAGCAAAATGAACTAAATAAAGTTGTGGTATGTGTCTCACGTTTATTGGATACATTGCAGACACTTAAGACAAGAATAGACAAGAAATATAAAAGGAGTAGAAAGCTACGAGATGTCAAAACGAAGAGGTCCTAGACGCCGGGACGATGCGACGTCCTTGGCAACCAAGCAAGGCTAGGACGTCATGACAAGTAGGTAGGCCACGTCACGACAAGGTGTTATTTTCTGCTCAAATACAACCAtgtttttttacttttaacaAGACATCTTCTCTCAGTTAAACTCTATTTCCTACAGGGTTATTTTAGTTATATTGGACCCATGTCCTAAGCCTCTTTAAATAGCCTTTGAAACCctatttagaaattaaaaaaattagatttagaTAATCAAATTTGCGTTAAATATCTTTTGTATGAGATTTGTTAAAGAGTTTTTTAGGAGAGCTTTTGAGAGagcttttttttgtatttgggatatttgggttttttttatagtTGGTTTTTGTATTCGGGTATtggatattgtaacaccccaaattcggGCTAGACGTTATAGCTGAATCTAGTGATGTCACATGGAATAGAGTTTGAAATTGAACTTATCAAGTTAAATCGTTCCTGTTTATTTACCTTTATTTAACTTTTATCTATTTCAAAACTATTTTTCTTGttagtttgatttatttaaatacatattcagtagcggaagcttttaaaaccgtgaaatttaaaagaaatcattCGCTTTTAGGAAAAACATTATGTTTAATAAAATCGAGTTTTCGTTGCAGTTTGAAAGCTTATGAAAACGGttaaaaatcccaaaataaagGCAAACCGTCCAAAAGTCCCAAATTACATCCAAAATAACCTATAAACATAGAGAGtaaaaccattaatgaagtttaAGCAGTGCAATAAACatgtggtcaccgttgagtcctTCGTCGCACCGGTCTGTCTAAGTTTGGGGATTACTTATATCGTTAAaatagaaaagggtgagtttatgtaaactcagtatgtaatccgcACAGAAGACATGCATACAGTCAAACAACAGTCATTAGTTAAatgcagtctgggcctaagcccattttagtTTCAGTAGTAgttcgggccttagcccatttcaattTCAGTATCAGATATGCGTTAGGGTCTAAACCCATCATAGTAACAGTATCAAATATACATTAATCAGTAAAcagagtcctacccaaccagcctctacacaccatctccgtccatccctatactccatgtggggtttaaaacacccacccatccttacactccaataagtaccgaatgcggcacataatTAATAAATTGTAGCTGAGTTTCCAGAtaataggcttaagagccttcCAATACACtttgtaaggcccaattttatgcccaggcccgaatattaaaacaatataaacaacagtccaattacaaaggaAAATAACAAGCCCAATGTAGCCCATGGcccgaaacaaaaattaaaacccagCCCAGACAGCATTAACATTTTCGGCAGAAGGATGTCCCCAAACCCTAGCGCCGCATGCCTCGCGtggcctcctcgtctgccacgcccagctctccatgccaccatgtcggccacctgcTCCTCCTCCACTACCAGCACCTCCATACCCTGCAAGATCAAGACAAAAAACAGGatagaataatagaaaaaggatgtaaaaatgggttataaaacccgaaatgAAGGACGGAAACGggggggttttttttttctgtttttgttttaaCATTCGTTCAAATGttcaaaaaaatcaataatcAAGATAGAATGAAACATATGTACAAGCCGTGATTTTAACACTGAAATCAGAAGTTCAAAgttgtcaaaaaaaaatcaaaaaccacAAGTATAAGGtaacctttttctttatttttttgtctcGTTCTCTAAACCTATTttccatacataaatattaatatatataaaaaacacaagaaataaaaaataaaaaaaaataaaaaaatattttttttaccttttccggccaccgcacgcgccggcgagcctccggtggccgtccggtgaccggcccctggccggattcccctcccttctctctcccttctctcttccctctctcttttttttttctttccctctccccaaatgattttttttggttagtttaggccttatatagccctccaaaacgacgtcgttttgggggctacacttaagccccaaaacgacgtcgttttggccatgcccgacccatccgacccgacccgctagaggatccgcgtgttttcatttgaatgggatatttatgcgcgcagtccttccgcttttctgatgcttcacaattaagttttttatggttttcaatttggccctataatttctcgcgcttttcgatttagtccccgccaatgtgctgcgttttaaaggaaaggaataattgttgtttcggtcccccaacgtttcgcgcgcgtacaattaagtcccttttctttgttttcatttcaaattggccccacaactttgtttttaattcaattttagtccttttttttgttgatttttatatatttattaaatatccttgttatttttatattaccattattattattatgtattagtatatattttattatgtacgtgtatacctatatatattctcatatttaatatttttatttcactttattttaatagtttattaatgttatgtttgtttcttttatattccaatgttatcattattattattcttattatttttattagtttatgctttgttatatatttatatatttataatacgtatatatacttgatatatttgtatatacctcggcaatattattactagttttcaatatacgcatatattacctaaatattttagtattatgtaaatattttaacattatattatatatgtatttatatattacgtatgtacatataccttttaatattatattttgtattacgtaaatattattttaaatactgtattgtatatatatatatatccttagtaccacgttacatatatattgtgtatatacttgttttcttacccttattatattcattgttaatacatttattttttttatacatgtatacgtacccttttcataatattattttttacacatatatgtatatatttatctatattttcatattctataatttatatgcatctcttattttatggcttaaaattatacatgcatatacttttttacataattgtatttattgtcatcattgttatttggcgtttgtttatttattcatgtacacttgtgctttttctaaaaggttagttctatttatttatttgtatgctttgtttatgtaatctcctcgtcatttcattttgcctattgtattgttgttactcactttactttgctcacctcgTCGTATTCGttgttgttttgtcaagcattgacactaaacatcaaaaggaaaatttttctaaatgaggcaatatttcgcgtttggaaaatcgagaaacgtgccctaacgtgctgggtttcgattcctcgttcgactaaatagccaaatatcctcttaaagcttcaaagtatggtttcattaaactataaggtgatcttggtttcgatggtttagagtatcgtgtcctaacgtgctggatgtgatattccttcggaacaagagaatcttatatttcaattcacgttatcagagtttcttttaaggatcgcatttttaaaactcttcaaattttcaattttcgacactaagacactgattaatcaactaggtaccaattttgggcgtatcgagggtgctaatccttcctcgtgcgtaaccgactcccgaacccatttttctgaatttcgtagacaaaaatcgttgttttaataaaatctaaatcgtttattaaaaacaaccgttttacgaggtgacccgatcacacctcatcaaaaaagattggtggcgactcccatttttcgttttattttcaaaatccaagtcgaccccgtttccatcaaaaaaatggtgtcaacagcttggcgactccactggggacgataagagagtcaagccacgtgttgattatttcttgtctttttgttgaaagtggaaaattcgatttaaatttacgatcctctcattgcatctcttttgttttgagttatatttttttttctgtattttattttatacctctgcacattgcattgcatgaccgttggtcatacccttttaagtgggagtgagaaactacgccttcgtgaggttttcacctccgcatgggatagtgaatcactttcgggatacatccgtacctatgtcttcgtgagattttcatctccgcatggccatagggaaatgtattcccctgaactgaactcggtccatatgagcctataatgggtgaggatcgaggaatctgctggttcaggtacccttactttagaaccaaacctcatgtagtgaaccttaggagcccaccctaggtagaaccacttcgaacccctagtattcacccaaataggtgttctatttattcttgcttgcttttgctttgtactaacatgttttctttttgttatgattgcattgcattttcatcataaaaagaggtgttgattcacgttcaattgctaaatagagagcttgtcataagaaaatagatttcttgatagagtggatgACGATACGGTTGTCCTAATACGGTCCGAGAAGATATAACAAAAGAAGGATGATAATTCAGTAGAGGACTATACGGCTTTGCCTCGTTGCCTGAAgactcaagatgacaaagattattcgagaaccgttaaactttttaaagagaagccaacgagcatcacaagGATGAGTGAGTAACGAGTGGCGGCCCGGATTGAGTAAAAAAGAGATATAAGATacgtcccttttgaagagttcgtgagacttatcttaacgctcgaacgAAGAAAATGATCGAATGTCTCCGCCTATGacggcaaagccgtatatatatctgctttatgtaaatagatttgttttctattccagttgttcta
It includes:
- the LOC121209470 gene encoding 3-oxoacyl-[acyl-carrier-protein] synthase II, chloroplastic-like isoform X1; the encoded protein is MGVVTPLGHEPDVFYNNLLEGVSGISEIETFDCAQFPKRIAGEIKSFSTDGWVAPKFSKRMDKFMLYSLTAGKKALQYGGVNEDVMEELDKTKCGVLIGSAMGGMKVKSFSRRRKVSWYIVFFLYPSIHIHCLLWNEQVFNDAIEALRISYRKMNPFCVPFATTNMGSTMLAMDLVSLNLDSAMLR
- the LOC121209470 gene encoding 3-oxoacyl-[acyl-carrier-protein] synthase II, chloroplastic-like isoform X2; translated protein: MGVVTPLGHEPDVFYNNLLEGVSGISEIETFDCAQFPKRIAGEIKSFSTDGWVAPKFSKRMDKFMLYSLTAGKKALQYGGVNEDVMEELDKTKCGVLIGSAMGGMKVFNDAIEALRISYRKMNPFCVPFATTNMGSTMLAMDLVSLNLDSAMLR